One Sciurus carolinensis chromosome 10, mSciCar1.2, whole genome shotgun sequence genomic window carries:
- the Hgfac gene encoding hepatocyte growth factor activator isoform X3, translating to MGRWAWVPSPRPSPGLCTFLLLLLLVPRGTQPQASGNGTEPPGPNATASPRVPMIPVTSATPKTPAPSAPDAEVEEAGPQGAELPSPARVAPSSSSSGGQVLTEAGQPCRFPFRYGGRMLHSCTLEGSARRKWCATTHNYDRDRAWGYCVEVALPLEDPAALDPCASGPCLHGGTCSRTQDPVSYHCTCPLAFTGRNCSIEKCFDETRYEYLEVGDRWARVHQGRVEQCDCVGGQARCEDTRHTACPSSPCLNGGTCHLIVGTGTSVCACPPGYAGRLCNVVPAERCFLGNGTEYRGVASTAASGLGCLAWNSDLLYQELHVDSVGAAALLGLGPHAYCRNPDKDERPWCYVVKDSVLSWEYCRLASCESLVRVQLPPPEVLVTLPEPAPAGRPTCGKRHKKRTFLRPRIVGGSSSLPGSHPWLAAIYIGSSFCAGSLIHTCWVVSAAHCFSSRWTALPEPSSRRQGGEEGEDGHTSLLPRSSATQLGVEPGALEDTLQPPPQGEHLRGARTAPLQPHDRRDPDARRREVCPLLPVLSVQPQGP from the exons ATGGGGCGCTGGGCCTGGGTCCCCAGCCCCCGCCCCTCACCTGGGCTGTGTaccttcctgctgctgctgctgctggtgcctCGGGGGACCCAGCCCCAGGCCAGTGGG AATGGTACGGAACCCCCAGGACCTAATGCCACAGCCAGCCCCAGGGTCCCCATGATCCCTGTGACCTCTGCGACTCCCAAGACCCCAGCACCGAGTGCTCCGGATGCAGAGGTGGAGGAGGCGGGACCCCAAGGTGCAGAGCTGCCCTCCCCAGCCAGGGTTGCTCCCTCTAGCAGCAGCTCTGGGGGCCAAG TGCTCACGGAGGCCGGGCAGCCCTGCAGGTTCCCCTTCCGCTACGGAGGCCGAATGCTGCACTCCTGCACCCTGGAGGGAAGCGCCCGCAGGAAGTG GTGTGCTACTACTCACAACTATGACCGGGACAGGGCCTGGGGCTACTGTGTGGAGGTTGCCCTGCCTCTGGAGGACCCAG CTGCCCTTGACCCCTGCGCCTCTGGCCCCTGCCTCCACGGGGGCACGTGCTCCCGCACCCAGGACCCTGTGTCCTATCATTGCACTTGCCCCCTGGCCTTCACTGGCAGGAACTGCAGCATAG AGAAGTGCTTCGACGAGACCCGCTACGAGTACCTGGAGGTGGGCGACCGCTGGGCCCGTGTGCACCAGGGCCGTGTGGAGCAATGTGACTGCGTGGGCGGCCAGGCCCGGTGCGAAGACACCCGCCACACAG CTTGCCCGAGCAGCCCATGCCTGAACGGGGGCACCTGCCACCTGATCGTGGGCACCGGGACTAGCGTCTGTGCCTGCCCACCAGGCTATGCCGGGAGGCTCTGCAATGTGG TGCCTGCAGAGCGCTGCTTCCTGGGGAACGGCACCGAGTACCGGGGCGTGGCCAGCACTGCTGCCTCGGGCCTGGGCTGCCTGGCCTGGAACTCCGACCTGCTCTACCAGGAGCTGCACGTGGACTCAGTGGGCGCCGCCGCcctgctgggcctgggccccCACGCCTATTGCCG GAACCCGGATAAGGATGAGAGGCCCTGGTGCTACGTGGTGAAGGACAGTGTGCTCTCCTGGGAGTACTGCCGCCTGGCGTCCTGCG AATCCTTGGTCAGAGTCCAGCTCCCGCCCCCTGAGGTCCTGGTGACCCTGCCAGAGCCCGCCCCGGCCGGCCGCCCAACCTGTGGCAAGAGGCACAAGAAGAGGACGTTCCTGCGGCCTCGGATCGTGGGcggctcctcctccctgcctggctcCCACCCGTGGCTGGCCGCCATCTACATAGGGAGCAGCTTCTGCGCTGGAAGCCTCATCCACACCTGCTGGGTGGTGTCTGCTGCCCACTGCTTCTCCAGCAG GTGGACCGCCCTCCCGGAGCCCAGCTCCAGAcggcagggtggggaggagggagaggacgGGCACACATCCCTCTTGCCAAGGTCTTCAGCCACCCAGCTGGGTGTGGAACCAGGGGCACTGGAAGACACCCTGCAGCCC CCCCCCCAGGGAGAGCATCTCCGTGGTGCTAGGACAGCACCTCTTCAACCGCACGACAGACGTGACCCAGACGCTCGGCGTCGAGAAGTATGTCCCCTACTCCCTGTACTCAGCGTTCAGCCCCAGGGACCATGA
- the LOC124994451 gene encoding uncharacterized protein LOC124994451 — MPGSLTPGVGWVTGRRGRQAHPSERAARLSWACGWVLSSCGWVLSSCGWVLSSCGWVLFLWLGTLFLWLGTLPVTGYSLPVAGYSLPVAGYSSCDWVLFLWLGTLPVAGYSLPVAGYSLPVAGYSSCGWVLSSCGWVLSSCGWVLSSCGWVLFLWLGTLFLWLGTLPVTGYSSCGWVLFLWLGTLFLWLGILFLWLGTLPVAGYSLPVAGYSLPVAGYSLPVAGYSSCDWVLSSCGWVFSSCGWVLSSCGWVLSSCGWVLFLWLGTLFLWLGILFLWLGTLFLWLGTLPVAGYSLPVAGYSSCPAGRP; from the exons ATGCCGGGGTCTCTGACTCCTGGGGTGGGCTGGGTCACGGGCCGCAGGGGAAGGCAGGCACACCCAAGCGAGCGGGCGGCTCGGCTGTCGTGGGCCTGTGGCTGGGTACTCTCTTCCTGTGGCTGG GTACTCTCTTCCTGTGGCTGGGTACTCTCTTCCTGTGGCTGGGTACTCTTCCTGTGGCTGGGTACTCTCTTCCTGTGGCTGGGTACTCTTCCTGTGACTGGGTACTCTCTTCCTGTGGCTGGGTACTCTCTTCCTGTGGCTGGGTACTCTTCCTGTGACTGGGTACTCTTCCTGTGGCTGGGTACTCTTCCTGTGGCTGGGTACTCTCTTCCTGTGGCTGGGTATTCTCTTCCTGTGGCTGGGTACTCTTCCTGTGGCTGGGTACTCTCTTCCTGTGGCTGGGTACTCTCTTCCTGTGGCTGGGTACTCTCTTCCTGTGGCTGGGTACTCTTCCTGTGGCTGGGTACTCTCTTCCTGTGGCTGGGTACTCTTCCTGTGACTGGGTACTCTTCCTGTGGCTGGGTACTCTTCCTGTGGCTGGGTACTCTCTTCCTGTGGCTGGGTATTCTCTTCCTGTGGCTGGGTACTCTTCCTGTGGCTGGGTACTCTCTTCCTGTGGCTGGGTATTCTCTTCCTGTGGCTGGGTACTCTCTTCCTGTGGCTGGGTACTCTTCCTGTGACTGGGTACTCTCTTCCTGTGGCTGGGTATTCTCTTCCTGTGGCTGGGTACTCTCTTCCTGTGGCTGGGTACTCTCTTCCTGTGGCTGGGTACTCTTCCTGTGGCTGGGTACTCTCTTCCTGTGGCTGGGTATTCTCTTCCTGTGGCTGGGTACTCTCTTCCTGTGGCTGGGTACTCTTCCTGTGGCTGGGTACTCTCTTCCTGTGGCTGGGTACTCTTCCTGTCCTGCAGGGCGACCCTGA
- the Rgs12 gene encoding regulator of G-protein signaling 12 isoform X7 codes for MNLEKGLSHEADISTAQQSATVSDGELTGADLKDCVSNNSLSSNASLPSVQSCRRLRERRVASWAVSFERLLQDPVGVRYFSDFLRKEFSEENILFWQACEYFNHVPAHDKKELSHRAREIFSKFLCSKATTPVNIDSQAQLADDILNAPHPDMFKEQQLQIFNLMKFDSYTRFLKSQLYQECILAEVEGRVLPDSQQVPSSPASKHSISSDHSSVSTPKKLSGKSESGRPLNEDVGDEDSEKKRKGAFFSWSRNRSTGRSQKRKEQGDHANDALHANGGLCRRESQGSVSSSGSLDLPETSRTSAPERDKAAKHCRVHLPDGTSCALAVKAGFSIKEVLAGLCERHGINGAAVDLFLVGGDKPLVLHQDSSILASRDLRLEKRTLFRLDLVPINRSVGLKAKPTKPVTEVLRPVVAKYGLDLGSLLVRLSGEKEPLDLGAPISSLDGQRVVLEEKDPLRGKASADKQKGVPSRVSTAVNSSPRNHAATGEERTLGKSNSIKIKGENGKNARDPRLSKREESIAKIGKKKYQKINLDEAEEFFELISKAQSNRADDQRGLLRKEDLVLPEFLRLPPGSAELALSTPAPARGFSKRPVAGRGQEPAAQPRESWEPAQDSSDSPTTSPGSAHSPSSAHSPSSTHSPSSTHSPPGGCGTTPPGQNPPGGPLCAPQGQEGTAQIWKRQSRDAEAGGIQTVEDEHVADLTLMGEGDISSPNCTLLPPSPSPQDTPGPPRPGGRACGSRDLPVNRTIDVDLLTGVAPRLGGGMLGPRRVRAGGPPTSGAPVSGRPGLSPVPGEPVKPQASTHRATCV; via the exons AGTTGACGGGCGCCGACCTGAAGGACTGTGTCAGCAACAACAGCCTCAGCAGCAATGCCAGTCTCCCCAGTGTGCAGAGCTGCCGGCGCCTGCGGGAGAGGAGGGTCGCCAGCTGGGCCGTGTCATTTGAGCGTCTGCTGCAGGACCCCGTCGGTGTTCGCTACTTCTCC GATTTCCTAAGGAAGGAATTCAGCGAAGAAAACATTTTGTTCTGGCAGGCCTGTGAATACTTCAATCATGTTCCTGCACATGACAAGAAAGAG CTTTCCCACAGGGCCCGGGAGATTTTCAGTAAGTTCCTGTGCAGCAAAGCCACCACCCCCGTCAACATCGACAGCCAGGCCCAGCTAGCTGACGACATTCTCAACGCACCTCACCCAGACATGTTCAAGGAGCAGCAGCTCCAG ATTTTCAACCTGATGAAGTTTGATAGCTACACTCGCTTTCTGAAATCCCAGCTGTACCAAGAGTGCATCCTGGCCGAGGTGGAAGGCCGTGTCCTCCCAGACTCACAGCAGGTCCCCAGCAGCCCCGCCTCCAAGCATAGCATCAGCTCTGACCACTCCAGCGTGTCTACGCCGAAAAAG TTAAGTGGAAAATCAGAATCGGGAAGACCCCTGAATGAGGATGTGGGGGACGAGGACAGTGAGAAGAAACGGAAAGGAGCCTTTTTCTCTTGGTCAAGGAACAGGAGCACTGGGCGGTCCCAGAAGAGGAAAGAGCAGGGGGACCATGCCAATG ATGCCCTTCATGCCAACGGAGGCCTGTGCCGCCGCGAGTCCCAGGGCTCTGTGTCCTCGTCAGGGAGCCTGGACCTG CCGGAGACCAGCAGGACCTCTGCCCCCGAGAGAGACAAGGCTGCCAAGCACTGCCGTGTCCACCTCCCAGATGGGACATCCTGTGCCCTGGCCGTCAAGGCAGGCTTCTCCATCAAAGAGGTCCTGGCCGGACTCTGTGAGCGACATGGCATCAACGGGGCTGCTGTGGACCTCTTCCTGGTGGGCGGGGACAAG CCGCTGGTGCTGCATCAGGACAGCAGCATCCTGGCCTCGAGGGACCTGCGCCTGGAGAAGCGCACTCTGTTTCG GCTGGATCTCGTTCCAATTAACCGGTCGGTGGGACTCAAGGCCAAGCCCACCAAGCCCGTCACGGAAGTGTTGCGGCCAGTGGTGGCCAAGTACGGCCTGGACCTCGGCAGCCTGCTGGTGAGGCTG AGTGGAGAGAAGGAGCCCCTGGACCTTGGTGCCCCAATATCAAGTCTGGATGGACAGAGAGTTGTCCTGGAGGAAAAGGACCCTTTGCGAGGAAAAG CGTCCGCAGATAAGCAGAAAGGCGTGCCTAGCCGAGTGAGCACGGCCGTGAACTCCAGTCCCAGGAACCACGCGGCTACG GGAGAGGAAAGAACACTAGGCAAGtctaattctattaaaataaaaggagaaaatggaaaaaatgctaGGGATCCCCGGCTTTCAAAGAGAGAAGAATCTATTGcaaagattgggaaaaaaaaatatcagaaaattaattTGGACGAAGCAGAGG agttttttgagctcaTTTCCAAGGCTCAGAGCAACCGAGCAGATGACCAGCGTGGGCTGCTGAGGAAGGAAGACCTGGTGTTGCCCGAGTTCCTTCGCTTACCTCCTGGTTCAGCAGAGCTTGCCctctccaccccagcccctgccagagGCTTTAGCAAGAGACCTGTGGCGGGCCGTGGCCAGGAGCCAGCAGCCCAGCCTCGTGAGAGCTGGGAGCCAGCACAAGACTCCAGCGACAGCCCCACCACCAGCCCTGGCTCCGCCCAcagccccagctctgcccacAGCCCCAGCTCCACCCATAGCCCCAGCTCCACCCACAGCCCCCCTGGGGGCTGTGGGACCACCCCACCTGGGCAGAATCCTCCTGGAGGGCCCCTCTGTGCCCCCCAGGGTCAGGAGGGCACTGCACAGATCTGGAAGAGGCAGTCAAGGGACGCGGAGGCTGGGGGCATCCAGACTGTGGAGGATGAGCATGTGGCCGATCTGACCCTAATGGGGGAGGGGGACATCAGCAGCCCCAACTGCACGCTGCTGCCACCATCCCCCAGTCCCCAGGACACACCCGGACCTCCGAGACCAG GAGGCAGGGCCTGCGGCAGCCGAGACCTCCCAGTCAACAGGACCATCGACGTGGACCTCCTCACTGGTGTGGCGCCCAGGCTAGGCGGTGGCATGCTGGGTCCCCGGAGGGTGAGGGCTGGTGGGCCTCCGACCTCAGGGGCCCCAGTGTCAGGACGCCCTGGCCTGAGCCCTGTTCCGGGTGAGCCGGTCAAGCCCCAGGCTAGCACACACCGAGCCACCTGTGTCTGA